GATTAGTGTCCGCTGGAGGGGTCTTCCGCGGTGGGCTCCATGCGGATGCGCAGCGACTTCATGAACTGAGCATCCTGGCTGGTCAGGATCAGTTCACCCGAAGGCCAGTTGGAAATTTCAGCGGGGGTGGCAGCGGCTTCATCGTCGCGGCGGTGAAAGCCGATGGTAGCTTCCAGAATCATGAACACATCGTACCCGGCCTCGTGAATTTCCTGGATGGCCTGTGCGACCTTCTCCGACTCGCCCACCGATTCGTTTATGGCTTGGCCCAGATTCTTGAGCAGTTCTTTCAGACTATCATCCAGTTCCATGGTTCGGGCCCTCTACCATCCGCGAGACATCTCCGAAAGGAATGCCGCGCTCGCCAGCGGCCCCACGCCTACCCTCCATGGCTAATACCATCCCTAAACAATCATACGGAAGAGCCGCAAGAGGTTGTTGCGACAACTGAAACCATTGTAGTGACAGGACGCGAAGCGTGTCAATTTTACTTCACGCCGGTAAATATTTCTGCATGCTGTTTGACGTGCCCCAGCAGGTTGGCTATAATCGTAAGGTTCAGCAGGTAAGTTAGGAATAGACTGGCCGGGGCAAGCGCTTCCGGCCCATCAAGTTAGCTCTGGTTACAGGAGAGTTCAGGATGTACGCCATTGTTGAGACGGGTGGAAAGCAGTACCGTGTCGCCCCCGGTGATGTAATTCGCGTGGAGACCTTGGAAGGCGAGACAGGCACAACTACCGCCATCGGGCGCGTGCTGGCAGTCTCCCCCGAGGAAGGCACTATCGTCAGCGGAAAGAAAGTGGAAGGCGCCACTGTCGAGGGCACCATTCTGGGCAATGATCGCGCCAAGAAGATTCTCGTATTCCACTACAAGAAAAAGAAGCAGTACAAAAAGATGCAAGGGCATCGCCAGAACTATACCGAAGTGCGCGTTGATAAGGTCAACCTGTAACGCCGCAAAACTTCGCGCAATTGACTTCCAGATATGCCGGTAAGGCACGGAGAGTTTTGTAATGGCACATAAAAAAGGGTTAGGCAGTTCAAGAAACGGGCGGGACTCCAACGCGCAGCGGCTGGGCGTGAAGCGCTTCGGCGGCCAGTTGGTCTCCGGCGGCTCCATCATCGTCCGCCAGCGCGGCACACCGATCAAGGCCGGCGCCAATGTCGGGCGCGGCAGCGATGACACGCTGTTCGCCAAGATCACCGGCACGGTGCGCTTCATTGATAAGGGCCGCTCGGGCCGCTTTGTGGCAGTTGATCCAGTGGGCGCGGCTTCAGTCGCCGCCACTCCAGCTAATTAGTCAGCAGCGGAAGACGGCCGTAGCGCCCTCTTCCGTTTTTTTGTATCCGCACGCCGGCGCCGCCAACGGATTCATTGCAGAGCATTCCTTCGGCGGCAATTGTTTCTTGGCGGTAGGCAGAGCGGACTCCACACGTGTTTGTTGATGAAGCAGTCATTACGGTGAAGGCGGGCGACGGCGGCAATGGCTGCCTGGCCTTTCGCCGCGAGAAGTACGTTCCCCGCGGCGGCCCCAGCGGCGGCGACGGTGGACGCGGCGGCTCCATCATCTTCGAGAGTACTCAGCAGCACAACACACTCATCCACTTCCGCTTCAATCCCGAGCATCGCGCCGAGCGCGGTGAGCACGGCCTGGGCAGCAATTGCAAGGGCAGCGATGGCAAAGATACCGTCGTGCGCGTGCCCGTGGGCTGCGTGGTTACCGACGCGGAAACTGGCGAACCGGTTTTTGACTTCGACCGGCAGGGGCAGCATGTGGTGATCGCGCGCGGCGGGCGCGGCGGACGTGGCAATTCCCGCTTCACCAGCTCCACGCATCAAGCTCCCCGCGAACATGAAGACGGCAAGCCCGGCGCGTTCCGCCGATTGCGGCTGGTACTGAAACTGCTGGCCGATGTGGGTCTGGTAGGTTTGCCCAACGCGGGAAAGTCCTCGCTGCTGGCGCGCATCTCCTCCGCCAAGCCCAAGGTCGCCGACTATCCATTCACCACGCTGGAGCCGGTGCTCGGCATGGTCCGCGTGAACGACGACGAGAGCTTCGTGGTGGCCGACATCCCCGGTCTCATTGAGGGCGCGCATGAAGGCCACGGCCTCGGCACGCGCTTCCTCCGGCACATTGAGCGCACGCGATTGCTCATTCACTTAATCGACGTCAGCGAGCACCTGCCCGCCGATATCGCGCACGACTTTGATGTCATCATGACGGAGTTGGCCAGCTTTGAAGCCACTTTTAATGGCGGTCTCGATGAGAAGCCGATGATCCTGGCCGCCTCGAAGATTGACCTGGCCGGAGATGGCGAGAAGCTGAAGAAGCTCGAAAAGTTGGCGAAGCGCAAGAAGATTCCCTTCCTCAAGTTCTCTTCCGCAACGGGCGAAGGCATCGAAAAGCTGATCTGGACCATGGCCGCGCACCTGCGCGAGATGCGCGCGGCGGATGAAGTTGCCAGAGTGGCCGAGCTGCTGCCCGGCGTGCCCGTCGCGTCCAGCTTTACAGTGGATCAACTCTCGAACGACAGTTTTAACGACGATGAGGATAACGAGGATCCCGCGTGAAGATCGCGCTGTTCGGAGGCACCTTCGACCCTATCCACTCCGGCCACCTTTCCGCGGCGATGGCGGCGCAGTCGGCCTTCGCACTGGATGAGATTAGCTTCGTGCCCACCGGCGTCCCTCCGCATAAGCGTGCGCGAACGGTTACAGCCTTTGCTGACCGTTACGCGATGGTGGCGCTGGCCTGCAATGATGTTCCGCACCTCGCGCCCTCGCGCCTCGAAGACCCGGAGCATCACGGCGGCGAACCGAATTACTCGATCGACACCATCCGCCGTTTCCACCAGCAAATGGCCGATGACGATCATCTCTACTTCCTGATCGGTGTCGATGCGTTTCTCGACATCCCCACGTGGCACGACCCGGTGGCCTTGCTCGATTCCTGCGACTTCATCGTGGTGAGCCGGCCGGGATTCGAAATCGGGAAGATCAATTCCATTCTTCCTGCTGTGCTTCGCAGCGAGCAGCCGTTACAGGAAAATCGCATCGACCTGCGCCGCACATCGGTTCATCTGCTGACCACGGTGGAGGCGGACATCTCCTCATCCAACATCCGGCAGCGCTCCGCGCACGGTGAATCGCTGACGGGACTGGTGCCGCAACCCGTGGCGGACTATATTAAGAAGCGGAACATCTATGCCCAAGACACCTATGCTGAAAAAAACTAAACCTAAAAACACAAAGCCCCGCGCGGCAACGCCCAAGGCCGCTGGAACCAAGCCGCCCAAGCCGCGAGCCGCAAAGCCCACCGGGCTACGCGCCAAATCCCAGAGCGCCGAAGCTCCGAGCATCAAGGCCAGCAAGGCCACCAAGGCCAGCACGCCCCGGAAGCCTAAGCTGCTCCCCGTGGCGTCCCTGGCTGAGCTGGAACCAGTTGCCGAGGCCAGAAACGAGTCGCTCGAAATCGTCATGATCGCAGTCGAGGCGGCTAAGGAAAAGCAGGCGCGCAAAATGCATCTGCTCGAACTGAAGGGGGTGGCCGACTTCACCGACTACTTCTTGGTATGTAGCGGAACGAATCCCCGGCAGGTGCAGGCCATCTGCGATGAGATTGACGCGAGCATGCGCCGCGCCGGATTGCGCCCCGCTCACATCGAAGGCTATAATCACGCCGAGTGGGTGCTGCTGGACTACGTCGATTTCGTGGCCCACGTATTCACGGAGCAGGCGCGGGAATACTACGATCTGGAGCGGCTCTGGCGCATGGCGCGCCGTATTCCAGTGGGTGAAGAATAGGCCGGACGGCTCGGATGCGAATCGCGGTTTACTGGATCGGCAAAACGAGGCTTCCCGGCGTTAGTTCGCTCACCGATGAATATGCGAAGCGCCTGAAACACTATTGCGAGTTTGCGGCATTGGAAGTTCGCGGTGGAAAGCGGAAGTCGGCGACAGTGGCAGGAAGCACCGGCCTCTCCGCTGAAGAAGACAATATGATCCGCCGCTCGCCGCAAGCGTTGCGTGTCGCGCTGGACCCGGATGGCCGGGCCTGGAGTTCCGCCGAGTTCGCCGCGTATCTCGGCAAGCAGCGCGACCAAGGTTCGCGTGAACTGGCATTCTGCGTGGGAGGAGCCGACGGATTCTCGCCTGCGTTTCGCAAACAGGCGCATCTGAAATTCTCGCTCTCGCCCATGACCATGCCGCATGAACTGGCGCGCGTGGTATTGCTCGAACAGCTCTACCGCGCATTTACGATCTTGGCGAATCATCCCTATCCGCGATAGGAGTTAATTTGACGTAAGGGCATGGCTTCAGCCATGCTGATAGAGTTTGGCTTAGTGAAGGGCTTTAGCCCCTGAGGTGCGTCCCTCAGCGGTTAAAACCGCCCCAGTAGTCCACGTTACGGCACGGTTGAAACCGTGCCCTTACCGGTTAGCAACAGAGGATTTAATGGCGTGGTTTCGTAAAGAGAAAGAACCGTTGAAGGCCGCCGAAGGCGAACGCCTGCGCACGGAAGGACTGTGGATCAAGTGCGACGGTTGCCGAGCCATCATCTGGAAAAAAGACCTCGACGCCAACTGGAACGTTTGCCCCAAGTGCAGCCATCATTTCCGCATCGACGCGCGCACGCGCCTGCGGCTGCTGCTGGACGACGAAAATTACACCACTCATGATAGCGACGTGGAAACATCCGATCCACTGAACTTCGTCGATCTAAAATCATACCGCGACCGCATCGCCGCCGCGCAACGGACCACGAAATTGAAAGACGCGGTCATCACGGCGGAAGGCACCATCGGCGGAAGGCGAGTCTTCGTCTGCTCCATGGAATACGGCTTCATCGGCGGCAGCATGGGCGGAGTGGTGGGAGAGTTGATCACACGAGCCGCCGAGCGCGCGCTCGACCATCGCATTCCACTCATCATCATCTCGGCCTCCGGCGGCGCACGCATGATGGAGGGTACCGTCAGCCTGATGCAAATGGCCAAAGTCAGCGCGGCGCTGGCGCGCATGGACACGGCGGGCGTCCCCTACATCAGCGTGCTCACCGACCCCACAACGGGCGGCGTTACGGCCAGCTTTTCCATGCTGGGCGATCTGAACATCGCCGAACCTGGCGCCCTGATTGGCTTTGCCGGTCCGCGCGTCATCGAGCAAACGATTCGCCAGAAGCTGCCCGCCGGTTTCCAGCGAAGCGAATTTCTGCTGACGCACGGCATGTTGGACGCCGTCGTACTGCGCACGGAAATGAAATCCTACATTATCAACGCCCTCAACTTTTTCCTCGACTAGACCAATGAATTACGCCGAGTCAACGCGTTATCTGATCTCGCTCGGCAATGAGATCCGCGCAGCCGGCGCCGATGGCGTGATGGCCGCGAAGCTGGGCCTCGAAAACATCACCCGCCTGCTGGAGGACCTCGGGACCCCGCAGCATTCTTACCCCAGTGTTCTCATCGCCGGGACCAACGGCAAAGGTTCGGTATCGGCGATGATCGATGCGATCCTGCGCGCGGCGGGCCTGCGCACGGGCCTCTACACGTCGCCTCATCTGGTCGAGATCACCGAGCGGATTCGCTTGAATGGCGAGATGATTCCGCAGCAGGCTTTCGCCGAACTCTTCCTCACGCTGCGTGAGCGCATCGAGCGATTGCTGGCAAACGGGACACTGCAATTCCATCCCACATATTTCGAGTGTCTGACTGCCATGGCCCTGGAATACTTCCGCCAGCAGCGCGTGGAGTTCGCGGTGCTGGAGGTGGGCATGGGCGGGCGGCTCGACGCCACCAACACAGTCCATCCGCAGGTCTCCGTCATCACCCAAATCGACTTCGACCATGAGCGATTTCTCGGCTCCACCATCACCGCCATCGCCGCAGAAAAAGCGGGAATCATCCAGCCCGGTGGCAGGCCGAATGGCGTCGTTGTTTCATCCGCATCCCATCCCGAAGCCGTGGCCGTAATTCGCAACCGTAGCGCCGAGTTGAATGCCCGGCTCGTGGAAATCCGGGAGGAATATTCGACCTACGGCAGAGATTTGGGCGATGGATTCTATCACCTGATCGCTGGTGATCGCGCAGGTTGGCGGCTGGAGGTGTGGCCATCCTTAAGAGGTATGCATCAAGTGGAGAACGCGATGACCGCCATCGCGGCGGTGCGTGAGTTATCCCGCGCAGGCTTCAGCATTCCCGACGCAGCCATCCAGCAGGGCCTCGCCACGACAAGCTGGCCAGGCAGGCTTGAGCTGATTCACAATGATCCGCCTACGTTCGTCGACGGAGCACACAACCCCGCCGGGGCGCGCGCGCTCGCTCGCTTCTGGGACGAACATTTCTCTGATCGCCCCATCATACTCGTGTACGGAGCGATGCGAGATAAGGCCATCAGCGAAATTGCGGAGATTTTATTTTCCAAAGCGCACGCGGTAGTCATCACGCAGCCTCAGCAAGAGCGGGCAGCCTCGCCTGAAGCGATCCGCGAATTGAGCCATCACCTGAACGCGCATCTCGTTCTTGAACCCAGTCCAGTCCGTGCGATGGAGCGGGCCGCTGCATTGGCGTTGGAGGCGCCCGGCGGAAAAGCGGTTATCTTCGCGACCGGCTCGCTATTTCTGGTGGGAGACTTGCTAAAATCCAATGCTTCGGCCTGAACTTGGAAATTGCTGGATCACGAGCTGGGTGGATTTGGTGCGGGACTTTGCGTCGATGGCGGAGCCTGAACCCACTGCACTTCCTTCACATTGGCGTTAACCACATACACGCGGATAATTTTTCCCGTCGGGTCTTCCGGCACGATGAAGAAACCCTGACGTTCCTTGCTGTAGCCCTCCGTTGTTCCTTCCAGCCGCTCACCATCGCGGAACAACACCTCCAGGCGGCGGCGTTGCGGCCCACCAGGCGGGTGGGTAGGAGGTGCCGTGCCTTCCCCCGCATCCTGCAAGAAAAAGATGGCTTTCAAATCCCGAATATCCACTACTTCGCCTTCGCCCGCCTGGGTCTTCTGGGCGGGGAAAATCCTGCATCGATCTTTCATTGGTGAAAAGTCAAAAACAGATCCGCTCAAACGGCGGCCGTCCAAAAAAGCAATCACTACCTGAGGCGTTTTTAGTCCGGGCGTGGTTTGAGTCGTCAAGAAACTATCTCGTCTACTTTTATCCATTCGCCAATGCGTTCAAGCATCCGCTCGGTTCAGTGTACGGCCCATCGCGTTGAGGATCAATAGGCACATGGCCACATTGAAAATGTGGAGAGAGGGAACAGCGAGACAGCGAACAAGCGGATCAATTTAGCAATGGGAAAGGTATAATCGGGGTAAGCTGCGGGCTTGCGAATGTGGCGGAATTGGCAGACGCGCCAGACTTAGGATCTGGTGCCCGAAAGGGCGTAGGGGTTCGAGTCCCCTCTTTCGCACCATCGAAGTTCTACATGAGCAACGCGCTAGCTGAAGCGCATCAGCAGCGATTTGACGTCCGCTTCCCGCCCCTGTGCGCGATACACATCGGCCAGACAATTCAGGCGATTCCAGACCTTGGGATGATTCTTGCCGAGAAGTTTCTCCACCAGCGAGATCGACTTCAGGTAGAGCTGCTCGGCGTCCATGTAGCGCTTTTGATCGCGATAAAGGTTCGCCAGATTATGAAGAATGCTGGCCATCTCACGCCGCTTGTCGCTCGACGAGTTCTCGCTCTTCTGTAGCGCCTGCTTGTAAAGCTTCTCCGCCGCGTCGTACTTCTCCTGCGAGTGGTAGAGTACCGCGAGTTTGTTCAACATGCCCGCCGTCCGAGGCAGCTCCGGAATCATGCGCAACGAATCCTGCTCTGGCAGCAGGATCAATACAGCATCGCCACGCGAGGCGGGAGAATAGGAAGTCGGCAGTTTGTGCAAAGGAGAGGTTGCAGCGGTTATTACTTCGGTGCTTACCAACGCCTCGCCGGGCAGCAACTCTTCCGTGAGTGTTATCACGTTGACATGCGGAGACGCCGCCTTCAGGACACGACGAATGTCCTCCGCATTGGCCTCACCAATCGTGGCGTCGGTGAGCACCAGCGTGCACGTATGGTCCTTCGTCAAATGATCCACCGCAGCGTCCAGGGTCCCTACGTCCGCGCATTGGTGCCCCGCCAATTCCATCACCAGCATCAAACCCTACCGCTCGGGCATCCGTTTTCCAAGTATCAAAATGTTTGCCATGGCACTCCATTCCATTCCGCTGCAAGCCGGTGGGGCTAGTAGCCAACACCATCCATCCATGCTAGTAAACACCTTTGAAGAGTCCGTGGTCAAGCGGCACACTTCGCCGGTAGTCTTGTCAGCACGCGAGGGGCCAATCATTTTCCTGGCGTCCAGTCCACGGGCGTACTGATCGCAAGCCAATATCCATAGGAGTTTGGTCATGTACGCAATTTTTCCTGAGGATTTCTCAGACTAGGACTTTCTTCTCCATCCGAGGAACGGTACAATTCATGTCTTCTCTTGTGACAAGAATTGTCCTGTTCACTGAGATGATTTCAGCTTCGCTCATGGCCACCGCCCCACTGCGGAATAGCCTGCAAAGGAGTTTGTCATGCCAACCATGAAAGCAATTCGCATCCACGCCCACGGAGGACTCGATCAACTCCGCATCGACGACATCGCACGCCCCACGCCGGGTCCCGGTCAGGTGCTGGTCGAGATCAAGGCCGCTGCGCTGAACATGCTGGATCTCTGGGTGCGCCGCGGCATTCCCGGCGTGCCGCTGCCCGTCATCCTCGGCAGCGACGGCGCGGGCATCGTGCGCGAAGTCGGCCAGGGCGCATCGCAATTCAAGCCGGGCGACGAAGTGCTGGTGCATCCCGGCGCGGGTTGCGGCTCCTGCGGCGACTGCCAGAATGGGCGCGAGCAGTATTGCCAAAAATATTCCATCCTCGGCGAACATCACGATGGACTGATGGCCGAGTTGGTTGCGCTCGACGAAGCGCAACTCATCCGCAAGCCTGCAAACATTGGCTTTGAAGAGGGTGCCGCAATTCCACTGGTCTTTCTCACGGCGTGGGAGATGGTCGTCAACAAGGGACAGATTAAGCCGTGGAATACCGTACTCGTCTGGGGCGCGTCAAGCGGCGTGGGTAGCGCGGCGGTGCAGATCGCCAAAGCCTACGGCGCGCGCGTTATCACCACGGCCGGCACGGCGAAGCTCGACCGCGCGCGCGCGCTGGGCGCCGATGTCGTGCTCGATCACTACACTCAGGACATCGCCAAGGAGATCAAACAACTCACCGGCGGGCGCGGCATCGACCTCATCATCGACCACACCGGCGTGAAGAGCTGGGGCGCCAGCACGCGCAGCCTGGCTCGGGGCGGCAAGCTGATCGTCTGCGGCTCGACCACCGGTTTTGAAGTCTCGATGGATCTGCGCTTCCTCTACATCCGCCAGCAGTCCATCCTGGGCTCGACCATGGGTCCGCGTGGTGACATGACCCCCATCCTGAAACTGGTCGAGGCTGGCCGGCTCCGTGGCGTCGTCGACCGGGTCTTCCCCTTCACCGAAATCGCCCAGGCGCACGAGTACATCGAGACTGGAAAACACTTCGGCAAAGTTTGCCTGGGGTTCGCTTAAGTTTCGCCTCCTGACGGCCCAAATTCCGCCCGACAGATTGACCAAATTGTCGGCTCTGACCAAAGTGCACACGTTCACGGAATTGACCAGATCCGGCGATTTCCGTTCCCTATTTGTCCGCCGACTTCCTCGGACCTGCGACAGCCCATGTGCGTTGGCAAATTCCCACTGTACCCCAATCAGTCCCGCCAAGGGGACGTCCCGTAGTAGTTACCTGACAGATTATCCGAACTGTCCAACTTTGCGGAATTATCAACATTTTCCAATCTTGCGGTATAGTCAACAGCTTCCAACTTGCCGAAATTTTCCAAATTTCTCCTCTAGACACTTCGCGAAAATACCTGAACGGTCCGCCAAAATGCCCGTAGGGCATCGTCTCCCCACAAGATGCCCACAGGGCATCACCGTGAATAGCCGTAGGTTTCAACCTACGGAATCGACGCACCAATATGAAACCAACCCCGCAGAGGTTGACCGGACGTTGTCTCGTCACGCACGTGGATAGTGGAGTGGATAGTGGAATTGTCCGGCCCCGTCAGGGCCGTGAATTGTGTTGGGGTTTCGCACCCGTCCCGGCACGCCGGGACGGCTATTCACGGTCTTGCCCTCCGGGCAAGTGGATTTCCCCATTCGCCGTTCCCTGCTCTATTTTCCCGCGGCGGGCTTGTTGGTCATCAGGTAGGGGTCTAATCCGATGTCGTGGAAGTAGCCGCTGGGCTTGATTTGCAGGAAGCGGGGGAGCGAGCCGGCGCGCGGTTTGTGGTTGTGCCACTCGTTGGAGCCAACCAGGAACACATCGCCTTCAGTCCAATCGAGGCGGCGCTCGGGGCCGTTTTGGTCCTGTAATGTAGCATAGCCATCGCCGCTCAAGATCAGGTAGAACGTCTCCCAGACGTGGCGGTGCTCGGGCGAAGTCGCCTCAGGGCCGGTGAACTCGCGGACCTCCATCTCGATCAGGTGATTGCTGGCCATGTCGCCCTCTGGCGTGATGGTGATGCCGTCCATGCCGTTGCCGCGGAACAGCATTTTGCGGTCGCGCAGATTCGGCAGCAGATGTCCGACCTTCATGCGCACCGTCTCGTGGCCTTCCGGACCAGGCGTGTAGCGCGGCTCCAAGCCGAGCGAATCTTTCCAGCGATCATCAAAGGTGTAATTCACGCCGGTGAGGAAACCCGCGTTGCGGAACATGCGTTCCGTAAGCGGCGCGGTGGAGACCACGATGTAGCGCGCCGTCTCAGTGGCCGAGGCGTTGCTATGCTGCCGCCAGGAGTTCATGCTGGGCGAGAGCAGGTCGCCCGCCTTCCAGTTGTAGCGAATCTTGGCGCTGTCCTTCTCGTTCGACATCTTACTATTCCACATCAGCGTGTAACCCTGACCGGAGACAATGTAGATCATCTCCTCGGCCAGCTCGCGGCGCGGCGCAAGTTGCTTGCCCGGCGGCAGCTCAATCAAAGTGACGGCGATCTGGCGCAGCCGGTCTTCACTCAGCACGGCCACGCCCGCGCCGAGCTTCACGTCGAACTTCACGGGATGCGTCCGAGTGCGGATCAGCTCGGATTTTGCGGACGGCGTCTGCGCCTGTAGCGACACTGCCGTTGCCAGCACTGCGCCAAGGAAACAGTTGCCGGCGAGATGGCGCAAGCGGGTGATGCGCTGTGGGCGGTTGGTCATGACACACTCTCCTGCGGGCTGGGATGTTCACAGCCACGGGAGAGCAGTTTAGCGCGCTTCAGTACAGAGAGCAAATGGGGCAGAAAGCAAATGGATGCCGTGGATTAAAGCGAAAGCGGGGCTTCGCTCCCACGGCGCGCCGGGACAGGCCGCTCAGGATGACATCGCAATCAATAAAATCTAATTGGCAGCAACCGTCAA
The sequence above is a segment of the Acidobacteriota bacterium genome. Coding sequences within it:
- the rplU gene encoding 50S ribosomal protein L21; this encodes MYAIVETGGKQYRVAPGDVIRVETLEGETGTTTAIGRVLAVSPEEGTIVSGKKVEGATVEGTILGNDRAKKILVFHYKKKKQYKKMQGHRQNYTEVRVDKVNL
- a CDS encoding 50S ribosomal protein L27, which translates into the protein MAHKKGLGSSRNGRDSNAQRLGVKRFGGQLVSGGSIIVRQRGTPIKAGANVGRGSDDTLFAKITGTVRFIDKGRSGRFVAVDPVGAASVAATPAN
- the obgE gene encoding GTPase ObgE, coding for MFVDEAVITVKAGDGGNGCLAFRREKYVPRGGPSGGDGGRGGSIIFESTQQHNTLIHFRFNPEHRAERGEHGLGSNCKGSDGKDTVVRVPVGCVVTDAETGEPVFDFDRQGQHVVIARGGRGGRGNSRFTSSTHQAPREHEDGKPGAFRRLRLVLKLLADVGLVGLPNAGKSSLLARISSAKPKVADYPFTTLEPVLGMVRVNDDESFVVADIPGLIEGAHEGHGLGTRFLRHIERTRLLIHLIDVSEHLPADIAHDFDVIMTELASFEATFNGGLDEKPMILAASKIDLAGDGEKLKKLEKLAKRKKIPFLKFSSATGEGIEKLIWTMAAHLREMRAADEVARVAELLPGVPVASSFTVDQLSNDSFNDDEDNEDPA
- the nadD gene encoding nicotinate (nicotinamide) nucleotide adenylyltransferase; the protein is MKIALFGGTFDPIHSGHLSAAMAAQSAFALDEISFVPTGVPPHKRARTVTAFADRYAMVALACNDVPHLAPSRLEDPEHHGGEPNYSIDTIRRFHQQMADDDHLYFLIGVDAFLDIPTWHDPVALLDSCDFIVVSRPGFEIGKINSILPAVLRSEQPLQENRIDLRRTSVHLLTTVEADISSSNIRQRSAHGESLTGLVPQPVADYIKKRNIYAQDTYAEKN
- the rsfS gene encoding ribosome silencing factor, with protein sequence MPKTPMLKKTKPKNTKPRAATPKAAGTKPPKPRAAKPTGLRAKSQSAEAPSIKASKATKASTPRKPKLLPVASLAELEPVAEARNESLEIVMIAVEAAKEKQARKMHLLELKGVADFTDYFLVCSGTNPRQVQAICDEIDASMRRAGLRPAHIEGYNHAEWVLLDYVDFVAHVFTEQAREYYDLERLWRMARRIPVGEE
- a CDS encoding 23S rRNA (pseudouridine(1915)-N(3))-methyltransferase RlmH, coding for MRIAVYWIGKTRLPGVSSLTDEYAKRLKHYCEFAALEVRGGKRKSATVAGSTGLSAEEDNMIRRSPQALRVALDPDGRAWSSAEFAAYLGKQRDQGSRELAFCVGGADGFSPAFRKQAHLKFSLSPMTMPHELARVVLLEQLYRAFTILANHPYPR
- a CDS encoding acetyl-CoA carboxylase carboxyltransferase subunit beta translates to MAWFRKEKEPLKAAEGERLRTEGLWIKCDGCRAIIWKKDLDANWNVCPKCSHHFRIDARTRLRLLLDDENYTTHDSDVETSDPLNFVDLKSYRDRIAAAQRTTKLKDAVITAEGTIGGRRVFVCSMEYGFIGGSMGGVVGELITRAAERALDHRIPLIIISASGGARMMEGTVSLMQMAKVSAALARMDTAGVPYISVLTDPTTGGVTASFSMLGDLNIAEPGALIGFAGPRVIEQTIRQKLPAGFQRSEFLLTHGMLDAVVLRTEMKSYIINALNFFLD
- a CDS encoding bifunctional folylpolyglutamate synthase/dihydrofolate synthase, encoding MNYAESTRYLISLGNEIRAAGADGVMAAKLGLENITRLLEDLGTPQHSYPSVLIAGTNGKGSVSAMIDAILRAAGLRTGLYTSPHLVEITERIRLNGEMIPQQAFAELFLTLRERIERLLANGTLQFHPTYFECLTAMALEYFRQQRVEFAVLEVGMGGRLDATNTVHPQVSVITQIDFDHERFLGSTITAIAAEKAGIIQPGGRPNGVVVSSASHPEAVAVIRNRSAELNARLVEIREEYSTYGRDLGDGFYHLIAGDRAGWRLEVWPSLRGMHQVENAMTAIAAVRELSRAGFSIPDAAIQQGLATTSWPGRLELIHNDPPTFVDGAHNPAGARALARFWDEHFSDRPIILVYGAMRDKAISEIAEILFSKAHAVVITQPQQERAASPEAIRELSHHLNAHLVLEPSPVRAMERAAALALEAPGGKAVIFATGSLFLVGDLLKSNASA
- a CDS encoding tetratricopeptide repeat protein; amino-acid sequence: MMLVMELAGHQCADVGTLDAAVDHLTKDHTCTLVLTDATIGEANAEDIRRVLKAASPHVNVITLTEELLPGEALVSTEVITAATSPLHKLPTSYSPASRGDAVLILLPEQDSLRMIPELPRTAGMLNKLAVLYHSQEKYDAAEKLYKQALQKSENSSSDKRREMASILHNLANLYRDQKRYMDAEQLYLKSISLVEKLLGKNHPKVWNRLNCLADVYRAQGREADVKSLLMRFS
- a CDS encoding alcohol dehydrogenase gives rise to the protein MPTMKAIRIHAHGGLDQLRIDDIARPTPGPGQVLVEIKAAALNMLDLWVRRGIPGVPLPVILGSDGAGIVREVGQGASQFKPGDEVLVHPGAGCGSCGDCQNGREQYCQKYSILGEHHDGLMAELVALDEAQLIRKPANIGFEEGAAIPLVFLTAWEMVVNKGQIKPWNTVLVWGASSGVGSAAVQIAKAYGARVITTAGTAKLDRARALGADVVLDHYTQDIAKEIKQLTGGRGIDLIIDHTGVKSWGASTRSLARGGKLIVCGSTTGFEVSMDLRFLYIRQQSILGSTMGPRGDMTPILKLVEAGRLRGVVDRVFPFTEIAQAHEYIETGKHFGKVCLGFA
- a CDS encoding cupin domain-containing protein, yielding MTNRPQRITRLRHLAGNCFLGAVLATAVSLQAQTPSAKSELIRTRTHPVKFDVKLGAGVAVLSEDRLRQIAVTLIELPPGKQLAPRRELAEEMIYIVSGQGYTLMWNSKMSNEKDSAKIRYNWKAGDLLSPSMNSWRQHSNASATETARYIVVSTAPLTERMFRNAGFLTGVNYTFDDRWKDSLGLEPRYTPGPEGHETVRMKVGHLLPNLRDRKMLFRGNGMDGITITPEGDMASNHLIEMEVREFTGPEATSPEHRHVWETFYLILSGDGYATLQDQNGPERRLDWTEGDVFLVGSNEWHNHKPRAGSLPRFLQIKPSGYFHDIGLDPYLMTNKPAAGK